A single window of Nicotiana sylvestris chromosome 3, ASM39365v2, whole genome shotgun sequence DNA harbors:
- the LOC104243662 gene encoding protein DETOXIFICATION 16-like: protein MEGEYEKSASVKTPLIVDDREKQSLFDEIRNINGSFSKEQIVEEVKKQVWLAGPLVSVTLLQFSLQLIAIMFVGHLGKLPLSGASMATSFTSVTGISLLMGMSSALDTFCGQSYGAKQYHMLGIHMQRAMIILSLVSIPLAVIWANTGPILKLLGQDPSIADEAGHYALYFIPGIFAYGLLQCVVRFLQTQSIVIPMVLCAGVTTFIHILVCWILVFKSGLGGKGAALACSISYWLNFLFLALYVKFSPSCAKTWTGLSKEALKDMLTFIRLAIPSAIMVCLEMWSFELMVLLSGLLPNPQLETAVLSVCLNTAATVWMIPFGLSAAISTRVSNELGAGHPQIARLALYVVLAVAVTEGFVLGLVLILIRNIWGYAYSNETEVVRYIATMMPLLAASNFLDGLQCVLSGAVRGFGWQKIGAIVNLGSYYLVGIPSAVLMAFALHIGGKGLWLGIICALLVQVLSLLFITMRADWEQEAQKAQERVEETTLAVEAVY from the exons ATGGAAGGAGAATATGAAAAATCAGCCTCTGTCAAGACGCCATTGATCGTCGACGACCGTGAAAAGCAGAGTCTTTTTGATGAAATAAGAAATATTAATGGTAGTTTTAGCAAGGAACAGATTGTAGAGGAAGTAAAGAAGCAAGTATGGCTAGCAGGACCCTTAGTGAGCGTAACCCTTTTGCAGTTTTCTTTACAGCTTATAGCCATTATGTTTGTTGGTCATCTTGGAAAATTGCCTCTCTCTGGTGCTTCTATGGCTACTTCCTTTACTTCTGTTACTGGTATTAGCCTATTG ATGGGGATGTCAAGTGCACTGGACACATTTTGCGGGCAGTCATATGGAGCAAAGCAGTATCATATGCTTGGCATTCACATGCAGAGAGCAATGATTATACTTTCACTTGTAAGCATACCTCTTGCGGTCATATGGGCAAACACTGGCCCTATTCTGAAGTTGCTAGGCCAAGATCCTAGTATAGCAGATGAAGCCGGTCATTATGCCTTGTATTTTATCCCCGGTATTTTCGCTTATGGATTGCTCCAATGTGTTGTAAGATTCTTACAAACACAAAGTATTGTCATCCCTATGGTGTTATGTGCTGGAGTTACAACTTTTATCCACATCCTTGTCTGTTGGATTTTGGTTTTCAAGTCTGGCCTTGGTGGCAAAGGAGCTGCTCTTGCATGTTCCATCTCTTACTGGCTTAACTTTTTGTTTTTGGCTCTTTATGTCAAGTTTTCCCCTTCATGTGCAAAGACTTGGACAGGACTGTCAAAAGAAGCTCTGAAGGATATGCTTACTTTCATTAGACTCGCAATTCCCTCGGCCATCATGGTCTG CTTAGAAATGTGGTCATTTGAGCTAATGGTTCTGCTTTCTGGCCTTCTTCCAAATCCACAGTTGGAAACCGCGGTGCTCTCAGTCTG TCTTAATACAGCCGCAACAGTTTGGATGATCCCTTTTGGACTGAGTGCTGCTATAAG TACACGGGTGTCAAATGAACTAGGAGCAGGTCATCCTCAAATTGCACGTTTGGCGCTCTATGTTGTACTGGCGGTGGCTGTTACGGAGGGATTTGTGTTGGGATTGGTCTTGATACTGATACGTAACATATGGGGATATGCTTACAGCAATGAGACTGAAGTCGTTAGATACATCGCCACGATGATGCCACTTCTTGCTGCATCAAATTTCTTGGATGGCCTTCAATGTGTTCTCTCAG GTGCTGTAAGAGGGTTTGGATGGCAGAAGATAGGGGCAATTGTTAACCTCGGATCCTATTATCTTGTGGGAATTCCTTCTGCTGTCTTGATGGCGTTCGCTCTTCACATCGGAGGGAAG GGTTTATGGTTGGGTATTATTTGTGCACTCCTAGTACAAGTGTTGTCTCTTCTTTTCATTACAATGCGCGCTGACTGGGAACAAGAA GCACAGAAAGCTCAAGAGAGAGTTGAGGAAACAACATTAGCAGTGGAGGCAGTGTACTGA